From a region of the Anopheles cruzii unplaced genomic scaffold, idAnoCruzAS_RS32_06 scaffold03493_ctg1, whole genome shotgun sequence genome:
- the LOC128277033 gene encoding uncharacterized protein LOC128277033, protein MTTNRMHKVFLYSLAISLIAIFITLASKVFPIANLPMSTNIIIVGTCLANFASVIALIVGIVTRRPR, encoded by the exons ATGACGACCAACCGAATGCACAAAGTGTTCCTGTACAGCTTGGCCATCTCGCTGATAGCCATCTTTATCACGCTGGCTAGCAAAGTATTCCCAATCGCGAACCTGCCGATGA GTACGAACATTATTATCGTTGGCACTTGTTTGGCAAACTTTGCCTCCGTCATCGCACTGATCGTGGGCATCGTAACG CGGCGACCGCGC